The Agromyces sp. LHK192 genome includes a window with the following:
- a CDS encoding D-arabinono-1,4-lactone oxidase produces MTESDGTSVERNWAGNLAYRAERVLHPTSVPDVVDAVLATDGPVRFLGTRHSFNDLADTAGTLIATDRLPVHVDTSSGGASTVRVTGGLRYGDLAPILHANGTALANLASLPHISVAGAVATGTHGSGDGIGSLASAVRSISIVTPSAESLTLTRGTDRDFAGAVVSLGALGLVTALELDVEPTYDVAQYVFEGPSWDAILADLDAVTSLGTSVSIFTRWLDTGRADQLWVKQRVDPAASDDGASDAAARRDAVAARLGARAATEARHPIIGLAADACTPQLGEPGPWFERLPHFRLEFTPSAGAELQSEYLVPRSDAVAALEAVRALAPRIAPVLQVCEVRTVRADDLWLSSAYERDVMGIHFTWKLDEPAVTAVLPVIEAALPETARPHWGKLFTLPAEEIRARYPRFDDFAALRARFDPDRRLVNPYLERIGL; encoded by the coding sequence GTGACCGAGTCCGACGGAACCAGCGTCGAGCGCAACTGGGCGGGCAACCTCGCCTACCGAGCCGAGCGCGTGCTGCACCCGACGTCGGTGCCGGACGTCGTCGACGCCGTGCTGGCGACCGACGGACCCGTGCGCTTCCTCGGCACGCGCCACTCGTTCAACGACCTCGCCGACACGGCCGGCACGCTCATCGCGACCGACCGGCTGCCGGTGCACGTCGACACGTCGAGCGGGGGCGCGAGCACCGTTCGCGTGACGGGAGGCCTCCGCTACGGCGACCTCGCGCCGATCCTGCACGCGAACGGCACGGCGCTCGCGAACCTCGCCTCGCTGCCGCACATCTCGGTGGCGGGCGCGGTGGCGACCGGTACGCACGGCTCGGGCGACGGGATCGGTTCGCTCGCGAGCGCGGTGCGGTCGATCTCGATCGTGACGCCGTCGGCCGAGTCGCTGACGCTGACGCGTGGTACGGACCGCGACTTCGCCGGGGCGGTCGTCAGCCTCGGCGCGCTCGGACTCGTCACCGCCCTCGAGCTCGACGTCGAACCGACGTACGACGTCGCCCAGTACGTGTTCGAGGGCCCCTCATGGGACGCGATCCTCGCCGACCTCGACGCGGTGACCTCGCTCGGCACGAGCGTCAGCATCTTCACACGGTGGCTCGACACCGGCCGCGCCGACCAGCTCTGGGTCAAGCAGCGGGTCGATCCCGCGGCATCCGACGATGGCGCATCGGATGCCGCCGCGCGCCGCGACGCGGTCGCCGCGAGGCTCGGCGCCCGCGCGGCGACCGAGGCGAGGCATCCGATCATCGGACTCGCGGCCGACGCGTGCACGCCTCAGCTCGGCGAACCGGGCCCGTGGTTCGAGCGTCTGCCGCACTTCCGGCTCGAGTTCACACCGTCGGCCGGCGCGGAACTGCAGTCGGAATACCTCGTGCCGCGCTCCGACGCGGTCGCGGCGCTCGAGGCCGTGCGCGCGCTCGCGCCGCGGATCGCGCCGGTCCTGCAGGTCTGCGAGGTGCGCACGGTGCGTGCCGACGACCTGTGGCTGAGCTCCGCGTACGAGCGCGATGTCATGGGCATCCACTTCACCTGGAAGCTCGACGAGCCCGCGGTCACGGCCGTGCTGCCGGTGATCGAGGCCGCGCTGCCCGAGACGGCGCGTCCGCACTGGGGCAAGCTGTTCACGCTGCCGGCCGAGGAGATCCGGGCGCGGTACCCGCGATTCGACGACTTCGCGGCGCTCCGCGCCCGGTTCGACCCGGATCGGCGACTGGTGAACCCCTACCTGGAGCGCATCGGGCTCTGA
- a CDS encoding TetR/AcrR family transcriptional regulator — MGQREQLLAGARTCLLERGYAHTTARDIVAANPGANLASIGYHFGSKDALMIAAVLQLIEEWGDRIAEAADGAAGNTPGERLEHFIRGVLAAGPQERQVIAASVQAYGQAAFSDVVREQFRSTYERARVDLAALILGVPAEHLSDDDAASVGSVALALINGATLQWLIDPLAARGFDDLAPTLARIGTPASA, encoded by the coding sequence GTGGGTCAGCGAGAACAGTTGCTGGCAGGGGCGAGGACCTGCCTGCTCGAGCGCGGATACGCGCACACCACCGCCCGCGACATCGTGGCGGCGAATCCGGGTGCCAACCTCGCGTCGATCGGCTACCACTTCGGGTCGAAGGACGCCCTGATGATCGCCGCGGTGCTGCAGCTCATCGAGGAATGGGGCGACCGCATCGCCGAAGCTGCCGACGGCGCGGCGGGAAACACGCCCGGCGAACGCCTGGAACACTTCATCCGAGGTGTCCTCGCCGCAGGGCCGCAGGAGCGCCAGGTGATCGCCGCCAGTGTGCAGGCCTATGGTCAGGCAGCGTTCTCGGATGTGGTCCGGGAGCAGTTCAGGAGCACGTACGAACGCGCCCGCGTCGACCTCGCCGCCCTGATCCTCGGTGTGCCCGCGGAGCACTTGAGCGACGATGATGCGGCGTCGGTCGGCTCGGTCGCGCTCGCCCTCATCAACGGTGCGACCCTGCAGTGGCTCATCGACCCCCTGGCCGCCCGTGGATTCGACGACCTGGCGCCCACGCTGGCGCGGATCGGCACACCTGCGTCGGCCTAG
- the moaA gene encoding GTP 3',8-cyclase MoaA, giving the protein MTLTDPAIAPAAPTTPDSAPTDPGHSRARTITRLPSSGLTDRRGRGLRDLRISITDRCNFRCVYCMPKSVFGRDYAFLDRDELLSFEEITRIARAAAAHGVEKLRLTGGEPLLRRGIEELIAQLAELRTPDGRPLEIALTTNGAALAVKAQSLRDAGLSRVTVSLDSLDDARFQAMNDVKFPVGRVLDGIDAAHAAGLGPIKLNMVVKRGMNDDEILPMARHFKGTPYTLRFIEYMDVGNSNGWSLDEVVPSSEIVERIGRELPLEPAAPTAPGETAARWRYADGEGEIGVISSVTNAFCGTCNRARLSTEGKLFTCLFATDGHDLRALLRGGASDDELSQALGAIWGTRDDRYSEVRSSLTPELRASRQRVEMSYIGG; this is encoded by the coding sequence ATGACCCTCACCGATCCCGCGATCGCGCCTGCCGCGCCCACCACACCGGATTCCGCTCCGACGGACCCCGGCCACTCGCGTGCGCGGACGATCACCCGGCTGCCGTCGTCCGGCCTCACCGATCGCCGCGGACGCGGCCTGCGCGACCTGCGCATCTCGATCACCGATCGCTGCAACTTCCGCTGCGTCTACTGCATGCCGAAGTCCGTGTTCGGGCGCGACTACGCGTTCCTCGACCGCGACGAGCTGCTGAGCTTCGAGGAGATCACCCGCATCGCGCGCGCGGCCGCCGCGCACGGCGTCGAGAAGCTGCGCCTGACCGGCGGCGAGCCGCTCCTGCGCCGCGGCATCGAGGAGCTCATCGCCCAGCTCGCGGAGCTGCGCACCCCCGACGGACGCCCGCTCGAGATCGCGCTCACGACGAACGGCGCGGCCCTCGCGGTCAAGGCGCAGTCGCTGCGCGACGCCGGGCTCTCGCGCGTGACGGTCTCGCTCGACTCGCTCGACGACGCTCGCTTCCAGGCGATGAACGACGTCAAGTTCCCCGTCGGCCGGGTGCTCGACGGCATCGACGCCGCGCACGCAGCCGGCCTCGGGCCGATCAAGCTCAACATGGTCGTCAAGCGCGGCATGAACGACGACGAGATCCTGCCGATGGCCCGTCACTTCAAGGGCACGCCGTACACGCTGCGGTTCATCGAGTACATGGACGTCGGCAACTCCAACGGCTGGTCGCTCGACGAAGTCGTGCCGTCGAGCGAGATCGTCGAGCGCATCGGCCGCGAACTCCCCCTCGAACCCGCCGCGCCGACCGCGCCGGGCGAGACCGCCGCCCGTTGGCGGTACGCCGACGGCGAGGGCGAGATCGGCGTGATCTCGAGCGTCACGAACGCCTTCTGCGGCACCTGCAATCGCGCACGCCTGTCGACCGAGGGGAAGCTGTTCACCTGCCTCTTCGCGACCGACGGCCACGACCTGCGCGCGCTCCTGCGCGGCGGCGCCTCCGACGACGAGCTCTCCCAAGCGCTGGGAGCTATCTGGGGCACGCGCGACGACCGCTACTCCGAGGTGCGCTCGTCGCTCACGCCCGAGCTGCGCGCGTCGCGCCAGCGCGTCGAGATGAGCTACATCGGCGGGTAG
- a CDS encoding nucleoside deaminase, whose translation METIGITLPPAAGASDGERLAADYLLRAVDIATENVRNSGGPFGAIVVSADGRVFEGVNRVTANLDPSAHAEVTAIRNACQGLGTFDLTGATLYTSCEPCPMCLATSLWARLDRVYFAADRDDAADAGFDDAVFYRYFEGGPEDRRIMPVDRIPLDDERRVAPFTEWNQNTTRIDY comes from the coding sequence ATGGAAACGATCGGCATCACCCTCCCGCCCGCCGCAGGCGCATCCGACGGCGAACGTCTCGCCGCCGACTACCTGCTCCGTGCGGTGGACATCGCCACCGAGAACGTCCGCAACAGCGGCGGCCCGTTCGGAGCCATCGTGGTCTCCGCCGACGGCCGGGTCTTCGAGGGCGTCAACCGGGTGACCGCGAACCTCGACCCGTCGGCGCACGCCGAGGTGACGGCGATTCGCAACGCCTGCCAGGGGCTCGGCACGTTCGACCTCACGGGCGCGACGCTCTACACGAGCTGCGAGCCCTGCCCGATGTGCCTCGCGACCTCCCTCTGGGCGCGTCTCGACCGCGTGTACTTCGCCGCCGACCGCGACGATGCCGCCGACGCCGGGTTCGACGACGCCGTCTTCTACCGCTACTTCGAGGGCGGCCCGGAAGACCGACGGATCATGCCCGTGGATCGGATCCCCCTCGATGACGAGCGCAGGGTCGCGCCGTTCACCGAGTGGAACCAGAACACCACCCGCATCGACTACTGA
- a CDS encoding NCS2 family permease has translation MSQPTAVDDGTDNAAPKQENGKAPSAFDRFFEITRRGSTVSREIRGGVVTFFTMAYIVILNPLILGGENATDVSGQFLNPAQVGAVTGLTAGLMTALFGIFARMPFAIAAGLGINSFLAVSVVGQVTWAEAMGLVVINGVIIVLLGATGARTAIFRAVPQALKAAITVGIGLFIAFIGFVDSGFVTRTPGGPPVQLGDGGSIASVPTLVFLVTLVVIGILVARRVPGGILIGIVVGTVLAIVAQSILKLGPSFSDPGGWHMTIPELPTSIVTIPDFGLVGQFDLFGAFGRIGALAAVMLIFTLVFTNFFDAMGTMTGLAKNAGLAQKDGTFPRLRSAFVVEGAGAIIGGATSSSSATVYVDSAAGIGEGARTGLASLVTGGLFFLSMFLTPLTLVVPIEVGSAALVVVGAMMMAQVKEIKFTNFAVALPAFLTIVTMPLTYSIANGIGVGFISWALVNAAAGRARKVHWLLWVVAAGFLLYFVRGPIEALLGA, from the coding sequence GTGTCACAACCCACAGCCGTCGACGACGGCACGGACAACGCGGCCCCGAAGCAGGAGAACGGCAAGGCGCCGAGCGCCTTCGACCGCTTCTTCGAGATCACCCGCCGCGGCTCGACCGTCTCCCGCGAGATCCGCGGCGGCGTCGTCACCTTCTTCACGATGGCGTACATCGTGATCCTCAACCCGCTGATCCTGGGTGGCGAGAACGCCACCGACGTCTCGGGCCAGTTCCTCAACCCGGCACAGGTCGGCGCCGTGACCGGCCTGACGGCCGGCCTCATGACCGCCCTGTTCGGCATCTTCGCCCGGATGCCCTTCGCGATCGCCGCGGGCCTGGGCATCAACTCGTTCCTCGCCGTCTCGGTCGTCGGGCAGGTCACCTGGGCCGAGGCCATGGGCCTCGTCGTCATCAACGGCGTCATCATCGTGCTGCTCGGTGCCACCGGCGCGCGTACCGCGATCTTCCGCGCGGTGCCGCAGGCGCTGAAGGCCGCGATCACGGTCGGCATCGGCCTGTTCATCGCCTTCATCGGGTTCGTCGACTCCGGCTTCGTCACGCGCACCCCGGGCGGCCCGCCCGTGCAACTCGGCGACGGCGGCTCGATCGCATCCGTGCCGACGCTGGTCTTCCTCGTCACGCTCGTCGTCATCGGCATCCTGGTCGCCCGGCGCGTGCCCGGAGGCATCCTGATCGGCATCGTCGTCGGCACGGTCCTCGCGATCGTGGCGCAGTCGATCCTGAAGCTCGGCCCGAGCTTCAGCGACCCGGGCGGCTGGCACATGACCATCCCCGAGCTGCCGACGTCGATCGTCACGATCCCCGACTTCGGCCTCGTCGGCCAGTTCGACCTGTTCGGGGCGTTCGGTCGGATCGGCGCGCTCGCGGCCGTGATGCTCATCTTCACCCTCGTGTTCACGAACTTCTTCGACGCGATGGGCACGATGACCGGTCTCGCGAAGAACGCCGGACTCGCGCAGAAGGACGGCACGTTCCCCCGCCTGCGCTCGGCGTTCGTCGTCGAGGGTGCCGGCGCCATCATCGGCGGCGCGACGTCGAGCTCGTCGGCGACGGTGTACGTCGACAGCGCGGCGGGCATCGGCGAGGGTGCCCGCACGGGCCTCGCCTCGCTCGTCACCGGTGGCCTGTTCTTCCTGTCGATGTTCCTCACGCCGCTCACCCTCGTCGTGCCGATCGAGGTCGGCTCGGCTGCCCTCGTGGTCGTCGGCGCGATGATGATGGCGCAGGTCAAGGAGATCAAGTTCACGAACTTCGCGGTCGCCCTCCCGGCGTTCCTGACGATCGTCACGATGCCGCTGACGTACTCGATCGCGAACGGCATCGGCGTCGGGTTCATCTCGTGGGCGCTCGTGAACGCCGCGGCCGGTCGTGCCCGCAAGGTGCACTGGCTGCTGTGGGTCGTGGCGGCGGGCTTCCTGCTCTACTTCGTCCGCGGACCCATCGAGGCGCTCCTCGGCGCGTAG
- a CDS encoding MFS transporter, whose amino-acid sequence MDPHPAPADRSDAPAPEAVRPVSVWRAPGMPPLIATVALAFAGYSVLLPVAPLWAVSGGADAAGAGFVTGVFMLATVLAQGFVPAALRRFGWGPVLVVGLVLLGAPALGYLLSAELGPVLAWSAVRGMGFAVITVAGSAAVAELVEPARRGRAIGAFGLAIAGPQVIVLPLGPWLVEQFGAPVVLACGAVPVLGIAPALVLAARIRARPPHPPAEHLEHGHVFARFRGLVPPVVLLLGATLAGGAIITFLPQMLDDALLVTVGLVLLTATAALTRWLVGGLADRLGPSRLTWPLVIVAVVGLTIVAAAVAPGLLTQGVAGAAVPVGAVLIGIAYGGLQNLTLVQSFSAVAPRDAVVASAAWNVGFDAGTGLGAVVTGAIAAATGFGWALAAAAAAAITLCTLPFAFVRARRRGSAEA is encoded by the coding sequence ATGGATCCGCATCCCGCACCCGCCGACCGATCGGATGCCCCCGCGCCCGAGGCCGTGCGGCCCGTCTCGGTCTGGCGGGCGCCCGGCATGCCGCCGCTCATCGCGACGGTCGCGCTCGCGTTCGCCGGGTACTCGGTGCTGCTGCCCGTCGCCCCGCTGTGGGCCGTGTCGGGCGGGGCGGATGCCGCGGGCGCCGGCTTCGTCACGGGCGTGTTCATGCTCGCCACCGTGCTCGCGCAGGGGTTCGTGCCCGCCGCACTCCGACGGTTCGGGTGGGGCCCGGTGCTCGTCGTCGGCCTCGTGCTGCTCGGCGCCCCGGCCCTCGGCTACCTGCTCTCCGCCGAGCTCGGGCCCGTGCTCGCCTGGTCTGCGGTGCGCGGCATGGGGTTCGCGGTGATCACCGTCGCCGGCAGCGCCGCCGTGGCCGAGCTCGTCGAACCCGCGCGGCGGGGACGGGCGATCGGCGCGTTCGGACTCGCGATCGCGGGGCCGCAGGTGATCGTGCTCCCCCTCGGGCCGTGGCTCGTCGAGCAGTTCGGCGCCCCGGTCGTGCTCGCCTGCGGTGCCGTGCCCGTGCTCGGCATCGCGCCCGCGCTCGTGCTGGCGGCGCGCATCCGGGCTCGCCCGCCGCATCCCCCCGCCGAGCACCTCGAGCACGGACACGTGTTCGCGCGCTTCCGCGGTCTGGTGCCCCCGGTGGTGCTGCTGCTCGGCGCCACGCTGGCGGGCGGGGCGATCATCACGTTCCTGCCGCAGATGCTCGACGACGCGTTGCTGGTCACGGTCGGGCTCGTGCTGCTGACGGCGACCGCCGCGCTCACGAGGTGGCTCGTGGGCGGGCTGGCCGATCGCCTGGGTCCGTCGAGGCTGACGTGGCCGCTCGTGATCGTCGCCGTCGTCGGACTCACGATCGTGGCGGCAGCGGTTGCGCCCGGGCTCCTCACCCAGGGCGTTGCCGGTGCCGCCGTGCCCGTCGGGGCCGTGCTGATCGGCATCGCCTACGGCGGGTTGCAGAACCTCACCCTCGTGCAGTCGTTCTCCGCCGTGGCGCCGCGCGACGCGGTCGTCGCCTCCGCAGCGTGGAACGTCGGCTTCGACGCGGGCACCGGCCTCGGGGCCGTCGTCACCGGAGCCATCGCCGCGGCGACCGGGTTCGGCTGGGCGCTCGCCGCCGCCGCCGCCGCCGCGATCACGCTGTGCACTCTGCCGTTCGCGTTCGTGCGGGCACGTCGGCGCGGGTCGGCGGAGGCCTGA
- a CDS encoding SDR family oxidoreductase, whose product MTAPRTAVVTGAGSGVGRACAAALLDAGWHVTLAGRRPAPLDATAAGRRTALVVPTDVTDAAQVADLFARHESRFGRLDLLFNNAGVFGPAADVSELSPDDWQATLAVNLTGAVLCAGEAFRRMSAQRPSGGRIINNGSVSAQVPRPRSAAYTTTKHAIAGLSKTIELDGRRHGITCTQLDLGNARTELIDALVGDGALQADGSRAVEPTMDVSAVAALVLAIAQLPAEASVPNLTATAAGMPYIGRG is encoded by the coding sequence GTGACCGCGCCGCGCACCGCGGTCGTGACCGGTGCCGGCAGCGGCGTCGGCCGCGCCTGCGCGGCGGCCCTGCTCGACGCCGGCTGGCACGTGACGCTCGCCGGGCGACGTCCCGCACCGCTCGACGCGACCGCGGCGGGGCGCCGGACGGCACTCGTCGTACCGACCGACGTGACCGACGCCGCACAGGTCGCCGACCTGTTCGCGCGCCACGAGTCGCGGTTCGGCCGCCTCGACCTGCTCTTCAACAACGCGGGCGTGTTCGGCCCGGCCGCCGACGTCAGTGAACTCTCGCCCGACGACTGGCAGGCGACCTTGGCGGTGAACCTCACCGGCGCGGTGCTCTGCGCGGGCGAGGCCTTCAGGCGCATGTCGGCGCAGCGGCCGAGCGGCGGGCGCATCATCAACAACGGATCGGTGTCGGCCCAGGTGCCTCGTCCGCGATCGGCGGCCTACACGACGACCAAGCATGCGATCGCGGGGCTCTCCAAGACGATCGAGCTCGACGGACGCCGGCACGGCATCACGTGCACCCAGCTCGACCTCGGCAACGCCCGTACCGAGCTCATCGACGCACTCGTCGGCGACGGCGCCCTGCAGGCCGACGGGTCGCGTGCGGTCGAGCCGACGATGGATGTCTCGGCCGTCGCGGCCCTGGTGCTCGCCATCGCGCAACTGCCCGCGGAGGCGAGCGTGCCGAACCTCACCGCGACCGCCGCGGGCATGCCGTACATCGGACGGGGCTAA
- the xdhC gene encoding xanthine dehydrogenase accessory protein XdhC codes for MDWIDELHRLRAARLPAVVVTMAMVRGHAPRNGGAKMVVSPDGVFGTVGGGNLEQTAIERAHDLLGSGAAEPELLTLTLSDKANTDYGVQCCGGEVTMMLEPVRVVPAVAIFGVGHVGLELARILSRQELDLHLVDSRAEMLAPDRIGVPGRSGVLADAVASVTVRHAPVPESAIADLPAGAHVLIMTHDHVEDLAITDMSLRAEGLGSIGLIGSASKWSRFRVKLRDLGHDDRSLERVTTPIGIPEVAGKAPATIAVSVAAKILQLVEAGAATSESDAAPGSDAAPDAAPGSDAGTRANSDTESDAAARGSAAAAGAES; via the coding sequence ATGGACTGGATCGACGAGCTCCACCGGTTGCGGGCCGCGCGCCTGCCGGCCGTCGTCGTGACGATGGCCATGGTGCGCGGGCACGCGCCGCGCAACGGCGGCGCGAAGATGGTGGTCTCCCCCGACGGCGTCTTCGGCACCGTCGGCGGGGGCAACCTCGAGCAGACCGCGATCGAGCGCGCGCACGACCTGCTGGGTTCGGGCGCCGCCGAGCCCGAACTGCTCACGCTGACGCTCAGCGACAAGGCGAACACCGACTACGGCGTGCAGTGCTGCGGAGGCGAGGTCACGATGATGCTCGAACCGGTGCGGGTCGTGCCCGCCGTCGCGATCTTCGGCGTCGGGCACGTCGGACTCGAGCTCGCCCGCATCCTCTCGCGACAGGAGCTCGACCTGCACCTCGTGGACTCGCGCGCCGAGATGCTCGCGCCCGACCGCATCGGCGTTCCAGGGCGCTCGGGCGTGCTCGCCGACGCGGTCGCCTCGGTGACCGTGCGGCATGCGCCCGTGCCCGAGTCGGCGATCGCCGACCTGCCGGCGGGCGCGCACGTGCTGATCATGACGCACGACCACGTGGAGGACCTCGCGATCACCGACATGTCGCTGCGCGCCGAAGGGCTCGGCTCGATCGGACTCATCGGCTCCGCGTCGAAGTGGTCGCGGTTCCGCGTGAAGCTGCGCGACCTCGGCCACGACGACCGTTCGCTCGAACGGGTCACGACGCCGATCGGCATCCCCGAGGTCGCCGGCAAGGCTCCCGCGACGATCGCGGTGAGCGTGGCCGCGAAGATCCTGCAGCTCGTCGAGGCGGGCGCAGCGACATCCGAATCGGATGCCGCGCCGGGGTCGGATGCGGCGCCGGATGCCGCGCCGGGGTCGGATGCCGGCACTCGGGCGAACTCGGACACCGAATCGGATGCCGCCGCTCGCGGCTCGGCCGCCGCGGCGGGCGCCGAATCGTGA
- the xdhB gene encoding xanthine dehydrogenase molybdopterin binding subunit yields the protein MSALADRPANPVVGLRAAHESAALHVTGAAMYTDDLAAHTAGVLTAWPVQSTNAHANVTIDVAPAYDVPGVVRVLTAEDVPGINDAGIKHDEPLFPTESMFNGHALVWVLGETQEAARLGAAAVRVDYEPLPSYISVRDAIAAESYQGIARTVSRGDAPGAMAGAAHVYEGVTEFGGQEHFYLETHASLALRDSEGQYFVQCSTQHPSETQEIVAHVLGISSSEVTVQSLRMGGAFGGKEMQPHGFAAIAALGAKLTGRPVRLRLNRTQDITMTGKRHPFHITWRAGFDADGFIQALEATLTADGGWSIDLSEPVLGRALCHLDNAYWIPNVLAHGRIAKTNKTSQTAFRGFGGPQGVFLIEDILGRVAPQLGIDPIELRRRNFYRPGQSTPYGQLVKDADRISTIWGQLESESDVAARRAEIEAFNAQSPDVKRALAMTPVKFGISFNFAAFNQAGALVHVYKDGSVLINHGGTEMGQGLHTKMLQVAATALGLELHQVRLAPTRTDKVPNTSATAASSGADLNGGAVKNACEQIRERMAKVAGRRLNVDERDVRFEGGFVTGLGNREQRLTFAEVANAAYLQRVQLWAAGYYRTEGLHWNPDLMQGSPFKYFAYGAAATEVEVDGFTGAYRIRRVDIVHDVGDSLSPMLDIGQIEGAYVQGVGWLTLEELRWDETDGPNRGRLLTQSASTYKLPSFSEMPEEFNVRLFEDAREDGAVYGSKAVGEPPFMLAFSAREALREAVAEFGPAGHSVDLGSPATPEAVFWAVEAARGASGEASVGETTAAGAADAEATAVEDAAGADVLVPAGS from the coding sequence ATGAGCGCCCTCGCCGATCGCCCCGCGAACCCCGTCGTCGGCCTCCGCGCCGCGCACGAGAGCGCCGCCCTGCACGTCACGGGCGCCGCCATGTACACCGACGACCTCGCCGCGCACACCGCGGGCGTGCTCACCGCCTGGCCCGTGCAGTCCACGAACGCCCACGCGAACGTCACGATCGACGTCGCTCCCGCGTACGACGTGCCGGGCGTCGTGCGCGTGCTCACGGCCGAGGACGTCCCCGGCATCAACGACGCCGGCATCAAGCACGACGAGCCGCTGTTCCCCACCGAGTCCATGTTCAACGGGCACGCGCTGGTCTGGGTGCTCGGCGAGACGCAGGAGGCCGCGCGCCTCGGCGCCGCCGCCGTGCGGGTCGACTACGAGCCGCTCCCCTCCTACATCTCCGTGCGCGACGCCATCGCGGCGGAGTCGTACCAGGGCATCGCCCGCACGGTCAGCCGGGGTGACGCGCCGGGCGCCATGGCGGGCGCGGCCCACGTGTACGAGGGCGTCACCGAGTTCGGCGGCCAGGAGCACTTCTACCTCGAGACGCACGCGTCGCTCGCGCTGCGGGACTCCGAGGGCCAGTACTTCGTGCAGTGCTCGACGCAGCACCCGTCGGAGACGCAGGAGATCGTCGCGCACGTGCTCGGCATCTCGTCGAGCGAGGTCACGGTGCAGTCGCTGCGCATGGGAGGCGCGTTCGGCGGCAAGGAGATGCAGCCGCACGGGTTCGCGGCGATCGCGGCCCTGGGCGCGAAGCTCACCGGCCGGCCCGTGCGACTGCGCCTCAACCGCACGCAGGACATCACGATGACCGGCAAGCGCCACCCGTTCCACATCACCTGGCGCGCGGGCTTCGACGCCGACGGCTTCATCCAGGCCCTCGAGGCCACCCTCACCGCCGACGGCGGGTGGAGCATCGACCTCTCCGAGCCGGTGCTCGGCCGGGCGCTCTGCCACCTCGACAACGCGTACTGGATCCCCAACGTGCTCGCGCACGGCCGCATCGCGAAGACGAACAAGACGTCGCAGACCGCGTTCCGCGGCTTCGGCGGCCCGCAGGGCGTGTTCCTCATCGAGGACATCCTCGGCCGGGTCGCGCCGCAGCTCGGCATCGACCCGATCGAGCTGCGCCGCCGCAACTTCTACCGGCCGGGCCAGTCGACGCCGTACGGCCAGCTCGTCAAGGACGCCGACCGCATCTCGACGATCTGGGGCCAGCTCGAGTCCGAGTCCGACGTCGCCGCACGCCGCGCGGAGATCGAGGCGTTCAACGCGCAGAGCCCCGACGTGAAGCGGGCCCTCGCGATGACCCCGGTGAAGTTCGGCATCTCGTTCAATTTCGCCGCGTTCAACCAGGCCGGCGCGCTCGTGCACGTCTACAAGGACGGCTCGGTGCTGATCAACCACGGCGGCACCGAGATGGGCCAGGGCCTGCACACGAAGATGCTGCAGGTCGCCGCGACCGCGCTCGGCCTCGAGCTGCACCAGGTGCGGCTCGCGCCGACCCGCACCGACAAGGTGCCGAACACCTCGGCGACAGCGGCGTCCTCGGGTGCCGACCTCAACGGCGGTGCGGTGAAGAACGCGTGCGAGCAGATCCGCGAGCGCATGGCCAAGGTGGCCGGGCGCCGGCTCAACGTCGACGAGCGCGACGTGCGCTTCGAGGGCGGGTTCGTCACGGGTCTCGGCAACCGCGAGCAGCGCCTGACCTTCGCCGAGGTCGCGAACGCCGCCTACCTGCAGCGCGTGCAGCTGTGGGCGGCCGGCTACTACCGCACCGAGGGGCTGCACTGGAACCCCGATCTCATGCAGGGTTCGCCGTTCAAGTACTTCGCCTACGGCGCGGCGGCGACCGAGGTCGAGGTCGACGGGTTCACGGGCGCGTACCGCATCCGCCGCGTCGACATCGTGCACGACGTCGGCGACTCGCTCTCGCCCATGCTCGACATCGGCCAGATCGAGGGCGCGTACGTGCAGGGCGTCGGATGGCTCACGCTCGAGGAACTGCGCTGGGACGAGACCGACGGCCCGAACCGAGGTCGCCTGCTCACCCAGTCGGCGTCGACGTACAAGCTGCCGAGCTTCTCGGAGATGCCCGAGGAGTTCAACGTGCGCCTGTTCGAGGACGCCCGCGAGGACGGCGCCGTGTACGGCTCGAAGGCCGTCGGCGAGCCGCCGTTCATGCTCGCCTTCAGCGCCCGTGAGGCGCTGCGCGAGGCGGTCGCCGAGTTCGGCCCGGCCGGCCACTCGGTGGACCTGGGTTCGCCGGCCACGCCGGAGGCCGTGTTCTGGGCCGTCGAGGCGGCGCGCGGCGCATCCGGCGAGGCATCCGTCGGCGAGACGACCGCAGCCGGAGCGGCGGATGCCGAGGCGACCGCCGTCGAGGACGCGGCCGGCGCCGACGTGCTCGTGCCCGCCGGCAGCTGA